A DNA window from Gemmatimonadaceae bacterium contains the following coding sequences:
- a CDS encoding efflux RND transporter permease subunit, translated as MFLSDVSIKRPVFATMMMLALVVLGVVSFNRLAIDEYPDITYPIVIAQTTYPGASPEVMERDISRPIEEALNTVQGLKEITSTSLNGVSLVRVQLNLGVDVLAAQQDVQSKVARIRRQLPPEIDEPVISHFDPNDRPIMSIAMQSSERPLRELTSIADEIVSPRLQAIAGVGGINTAGSEVRQIRIELNPDAMRSYGIAVPQIMTALQRENQEVPAGRVTRGPTEQLIRITGRIVQPAAFANIVVAVRQGVPVRLGDLARVVDGAADKRSAALLDDTPALALDILKISGSNTVEVADSVRAETAALVKILPADVKLKVIRDDSRRIRDSLSDVELTIILGAVLTIAIIYLFLNSWRSTIITGLTLPVSIISAFFIMWVFGFTVNTMTLLALSLAIGLLIDDAIVVRENIVRHVHMGKDHIRAAKEGTDEIGLAVFSTSLAVVAVFIPVAFMGGMIGRIFFQFGVTVAFAVLVSLFVSFTLDPMLSSVWPDPDHEVGPDGKPAGRMNPIRRVGLAFDGWFERTADKYPAKLDWALKHRLIVMAGAVGSIVAAGLIYPHLGFTWLPDVDTGEFNVQMRTPPGSSLAYTVAKAQEVSHFLRRLPEVEFTYTTIGGGFRGSPNSGGIYVKLKPRKERKRDLFAIQTDLRGELRRMPGVRPVISGSSSIFGGFRQPIVVNVQGPEETRLKVAAGQVLEKVRSTPGVAEPNSSDEGQIPQLDVNVDRQQAWAAGLGINSIATTLQPIFSGQRATRWEDELGFSHDVVVVYPDSLRTNASDVADLIIPTGATDPATGQPAMVPLSQVAEVKQSLAPQQIDRRSLERQVSISAGVLPGFSMGSVAGAVKAGIDSLGLPVGYHTVFGGDVQNLNETKGYVLAAMGLAVVFIYLILASLFGSFFQPVAIMLALPLSFIGVALALLVTGGNINVMTMIGIIMLMGLVTKNGILLLDFSNQQRAKGTARHESLLQSGRIRLRPIIMTTVAMIFGMLPLALAIGEGSEQRAPMARAVIGGLITSTMLTLFVVPVMSTLLEDAVAWARTVPDAMRRPPAPEPVAAMHLRMVKESGKD; from the coding sequence ATGTTTCTCTCAGACGTATCGATCAAGCGCCCGGTCTTCGCGACCATGATGATGCTGGCACTCGTCGTCCTCGGCGTGGTGTCGTTCAACCGGCTCGCGATAGACGAGTATCCGGACATCACGTATCCGATCGTCATCGCCCAGACGACGTATCCGGGGGCGTCGCCCGAAGTGATGGAGCGCGATATCTCACGTCCGATCGAGGAGGCGCTGAACACCGTTCAGGGCCTGAAGGAGATCACTTCCACTTCGCTCAACGGTGTTTCGCTCGTCCGCGTTCAGCTCAATCTTGGCGTGGATGTGCTCGCTGCCCAGCAGGATGTCCAGTCGAAGGTCGCGCGCATCCGGCGCCAGCTTCCGCCGGAGATCGACGAGCCCGTCATCAGCCACTTCGATCCGAACGACCGGCCGATCATGTCGATTGCGATGCAGAGCAGCGAGCGGCCGCTCCGCGAGCTTACGAGCATCGCAGACGAGATCGTGTCGCCAAGGCTTCAGGCGATCGCCGGGGTCGGCGGAATCAACACCGCCGGAAGCGAGGTGCGTCAGATCCGCATCGAGCTCAATCCGGACGCGATGCGGTCGTACGGCATCGCGGTCCCGCAGATAATGACGGCGCTGCAACGAGAGAATCAGGAGGTGCCCGCGGGACGAGTGACGCGCGGACCGACCGAGCAGCTCATCCGCATCACTGGCCGCATCGTCCAGCCGGCGGCTTTCGCCAACATAGTGGTCGCCGTGCGGCAGGGCGTGCCAGTGCGGCTGGGCGACCTAGCGAGAGTGGTGGATGGAGCGGCGGACAAGCGCAGCGCCGCGCTGCTCGACGACACGCCCGCGCTTGCGCTCGACATTCTCAAGATCTCCGGCTCGAACACCGTCGAGGTGGCGGATTCGGTGCGCGCCGAAACCGCCGCCCTGGTGAAGATCCTGCCAGCCGACGTCAAGCTGAAAGTGATTCGTGACGATTCGCGCCGGATCCGTGATTCACTGTCCGACGTCGAGCTGACGATCATACTCGGCGCGGTTCTCACCATCGCGATCATCTACCTGTTCCTGAATTCCTGGCGGTCCACGATCATCACCGGACTCACGCTCCCGGTGAGCATCATTTCGGCCTTCTTCATCATGTGGGTGTTCGGCTTCACCGTGAACACCATGACGCTGCTCGCGCTGTCGTTGGCGATCGGTCTTCTGATAGACGACGCGATCGTGGTGCGCGAGAACATCGTGCGGCACGTGCACATGGGGAAGGATCACATCCGCGCTGCGAAGGAAGGAACGGACGAGATCGGTCTGGCGGTGTTCTCGACGAGTCTCGCCGTCGTCGCGGTGTTCATCCCCGTCGCGTTCATGGGCGGGATGATCGGCCGCATCTTCTTCCAGTTCGGCGTCACCGTGGCGTTTGCCGTGCTCGTGTCGCTGTTCGTGTCGTTCACGCTCGATCCCATGCTCTCGAGCGTCTGGCCCGACCCGGATCACGAGGTCGGACCTGACGGAAAGCCCGCGGGACGGATGAACCCCATCAGACGCGTAGGCCTCGCCTTCGACGGATGGTTCGAGCGCACCGCCGACAAGTACCCGGCGAAGCTCGACTGGGCGCTGAAGCATCGCCTCATCGTCATGGCCGGCGCCGTGGGCTCGATCGTCGCCGCGGGATTGATCTATCCGCATCTCGGATTCACCTGGCTTCCGGACGTGGACACGGGGGAGTTCAATGTGCAGATGCGAACGCCGCCAGGCTCGAGCCTCGCCTACACCGTCGCCAAGGCTCAGGAGGTGAGTCATTTCCTCCGCAGGTTGCCAGAGGTGGAATTCACCTACACGACTATCGGCGGTGGATTCCGCGGCAGTCCGAATTCGGGCGGTATCTACGTAAAGTTGAAACCGCGCAAAGAGAGGAAGCGCGACCTTTTCGCGATCCAGACAGACCTTCGCGGAGAGCTCAGAAGAATGCCGGGAGTGCGTCCGGTGATCAGCGGTTCGTCGTCAATCTTCGGCGGTTTCCGCCAGCCTATCGTCGTCAACGTTCAGGGTCCCGAGGAAACTCGTCTCAAGGTCGCAGCCGGTCAGGTGCTCGAGAAGGTGAGGTCCACTCCCGGGGTGGCGGAGCCCAACTCGAGCGACGAGGGCCAGATCCCGCAGCTCGACGTGAATGTGGACCGGCAGCAGGCGTGGGCGGCTGGACTCGGGATCAACAGCATCGCAACTACTTTGCAACCGATTTTTTCGGGGCAGCGCGCGACACGCTGGGAAGACGAGCTTGGATTCTCCCACGACGTCGTCGTGGTGTATCCCGACTCGCTGCGGACGAACGCATCCGACGTCGCGGATCTCATTATCCCGACGGGAGCGACGGATCCGGCCACAGGGCAGCCGGCGATGGTGCCGCTGAGCCAGGTGGCGGAGGTGAAGCAGAGCCTCGCGCCGCAGCAGATCGACCGGCGCAGCCTGGAGCGCCAGGTGTCTATATCAGCAGGCGTGCTTCCGGGATTCTCGATGGGCTCCGTCGCCGGTGCGGTGAAGGCGGGTATTGATTCGCTCGGCCTCCCGGTAGGATATCACACCGTATTCGGCGGTGACGTGCAGAACCTGAACGAGACGAAGGGATACGTCCTCGCAGCGATGGGTCTCGCCGTCGTGTTCATATATCTGATTCTGGCGTCTCTGTTCGGATCGTTTTTTCAGCCGGTGGCGATCATGCTCGCGCTTCCGCTCAGCTTCATCGGCGTAGCGCTCGCGTTGCTCGTCACTGGAGGCAACATCAACGTCATGACGATGATCGGCATCATCATGCTGATGGGACTCGTGACGAAGAACGGCATTCTGCTTCTCGACTTCTCCAATCAGCAGAGGGCGAAGGGAACGGCGCGACACGAGTCGCTGCTCCAGTCCGGGCGCATTCGTCTGCGACCGATCATCATGACGACTGTCGCCATGATCTTCGGCATGCTGCCGCTGGCGCTCGCCATCGGCGAGGGATCGGAGCAGCGTGCGCCGATGGCGCGAGCCGTGATCGGCGGACTGATCACATCGACGATGCTCACCCTGTTCGTCGTACCTGTGATGTCCACGCTGCTCGAAGATGCAGTTGCGTGGGCGCGCACCGTGCCGGATGCGATGCGCCGGCCGCCAGCGCCCGAGCCCGTTGCTGCCATGCATCTCCGAATGGTCAAGGAGAGCGGAAAAGACTAG
- the icd gene encoding isocitrate dehydrogenase (NADP(+)) has translation MADYKLSTVPRNGEPITFADGKLSVPSNPIVPFVEGDGTGPDIWRAAIRVFDAAVEKAYGGERKIEWMEVYAGEKAYKQFNDWLPQETLDAMAEFRVSIKGPLTTPVGGGIRSLNVTLRQVLDLYACIRPVRYFEGVGAPVKEPEKVNIVIFRENSEDVYAGIEWKAGSPEATKLRNFLHSEFGTEIRENSAIGIKPMSEFGSKRLVEMAIQYAITKGRESVTLVHKGNIMKFTEGAFRDWGYEVAKEKFGRSTVTEADVAKGGQGSHADAVIVRDRIADSMFQQLLLRPSEYSVIATPNLNGDYLSDAAAAQVGGLGIAPGGNVGDGVAIFEATHGTAPKYASLDKINPGSVILSGVMMLEYMGWNEAAALIVKGVENAIKAKRVTYDLARQMPGATEVSTSAFGNAVIAGMSQ, from the coding sequence ATGGCCGACTATAAACTCTCCACCGTCCCCCGGAACGGTGAGCCGATAACCTTCGCCGACGGAAAGCTTTCCGTCCCCTCGAACCCGATCGTTCCCTTCGTCGAAGGCGACGGCACCGGTCCCGATATCTGGCGCGCTGCCATACGTGTCTTCGACGCAGCTGTCGAAAAAGCGTATGGAGGCGAAAGAAAGATCGAGTGGATGGAGGTCTACGCCGGCGAGAAGGCGTACAAGCAGTTCAACGACTGGCTCCCGCAGGAGACTCTCGACGCGATGGCGGAGTTTCGCGTGTCCATCAAGGGACCGCTGACCACCCCCGTCGGCGGTGGCATCCGCTCGCTGAACGTGACGCTGAGGCAGGTTCTCGATCTCTACGCCTGCATCCGCCCGGTGAGGTACTTCGAGGGTGTTGGCGCTCCGGTCAAGGAGCCGGAGAAAGTGAACATCGTGATCTTCCGCGAGAACTCGGAAGACGTGTACGCCGGCATCGAGTGGAAGGCGGGATCGCCGGAAGCGACGAAGCTGCGAAACTTTCTCCATTCGGAATTTGGCACTGAGATCCGCGAGAATTCGGCGATCGGCATCAAGCCGATGTCGGAGTTCGGCTCGAAGCGGCTCGTCGAGATGGCCATCCAGTACGCGATCACCAAGGGCCGGGAATCCGTCACTCTCGTGCACAAGGGCAACATCATGAAGTTCACTGAGGGAGCATTCCGTGACTGGGGCTACGAAGTGGCGAAGGAGAAATTCGGCCGATCCACTGTCACCGAAGCGGATGTCGCGAAGGGAGGGCAGGGCTCTCACGCCGACGCGGTGATCGTCCGCGACCGCATCGCCGATTCAATGTTCCAGCAGCTCCTGCTTCGCCCGTCGGAGTACTCGGTGATCGCTACGCCAAATCTGAACGGCGATTATCTCTCCGACGCGGCGGCGGCACAGGTTGGAGGACTCGGCATCGCGCCCGGCGGAAACGTCGGCGACGGCGTGGCAATATTCGAAGCGACGCACGGAACCGCGCCCAAGTACGCGAGCCTCGACAAGATCAACCCGGGCAGCGTCATCCTTTCGGGCGTGATGATGCTCGAGTACATGGGATGGAACGAGGCCGCCGCGCTGATCGTAAAGGGCGTGGAGAACGCGATCAAGGCAAAGCGCGTCACGTACGATCTCGCTCGCCAGATGCCTGGCGCGACGGAGGTGTCCACGTCCGCGTTCGGCAACGCGGTCATCGCTGGCATGAGCCAGTAG
- a CDS encoding leucyl aminopeptidase — translation MPATISLNPVAVQGYKGSLLALTLSDGSAFPSSLTELDGALGGAIKRALDSRDFRGAKDELLHLSGTGEGVRRVVLIGLGKVTDRPGSLRRAATIAARQAAKLGGGDIGVFAGDISESETEAIAIGLIAGSWEYKDLKTAPPEEERRSPVGNATILTPETDGAKRGLASGQAIGAGQSLARTLAMMPGNLCTPDFLAKTAQDIAGRHGMKVTILGRKEMEAEGMGSFLSVAQGTPEDPKLIAIEYSGGAIGQKPVTLVGKGLCFDSGGISIKPAQSMEDMKFDMCGAAGVLGAFEAIGRMKLPINVVGLIGATTNMPSGTAANPGDVVKSHLGKYIEIINTDAEGRMVLADVLSYARRFDPAVVVDAATLTGACVIALGHTATGVFSADDALVSEIIAAGKRAGEPGWSLPLWDEYRELIKSDVADIKNSGGRPAGAVTAAMFLKEFTESYPWIHLDIAGTAYSETDLGVIPKGPTGVPTGTFIEFVRGRLS, via the coding sequence ATGCCCGCAACCATCTCGCTCAATCCGGTCGCGGTCCAGGGATACAAAGGCTCCCTCCTCGCGCTCACACTCTCCGACGGTTCAGCGTTTCCGTCATCGCTTACCGAGTTGGACGGCGCGCTCGGCGGAGCGATCAAACGTGCGCTCGACAGCCGCGATTTCCGCGGTGCGAAGGACGAGCTCTTACATCTGAGCGGAACCGGGGAGGGCGTGCGCCGCGTCGTGCTCATCGGATTGGGCAAGGTCACCGATCGCCCGGGATCTCTGCGTCGCGCAGCCACGATCGCCGCGAGACAGGCGGCGAAGCTCGGCGGCGGAGACATTGGCGTATTCGCCGGCGATATCAGCGAATCCGAGACTGAAGCGATCGCGATCGGCCTGATCGCCGGCTCCTGGGAGTACAAGGATCTGAAGACCGCCCCTCCAGAGGAAGAACGCCGCAGCCCGGTGGGAAACGCGACGATCCTCACTCCGGAAACCGACGGTGCGAAACGCGGCCTCGCATCGGGGCAGGCAATCGGTGCAGGACAGTCGCTCGCTCGCACGCTGGCAATGATGCCGGGAAATCTTTGCACGCCCGATTTTCTCGCGAAGACTGCGCAGGATATCGCTGGCCGCCACGGCATGAAGGTCACGATACTCGGGCGCAAGGAAATGGAAGCCGAAGGGATGGGATCGTTCCTTTCCGTGGCGCAGGGAACGCCAGAGGACCCGAAGCTCATCGCCATCGAATATTCCGGCGGAGCAATAGGCCAGAAACCGGTGACGCTTGTCGGAAAGGGGCTTTGCTTCGACAGCGGCGGCATCTCGATCAAGCCGGCGCAGTCCATGGAAGACATGAAGTTCGACATGTGCGGAGCTGCCGGAGTGCTCGGCGCATTCGAGGCGATCGGCCGGATGAAGCTGCCGATCAACGTCGTGGGTCTCATCGGCGCGACGACCAACATGCCATCGGGCACTGCGGCGAATCCCGGCGACGTAGTGAAGAGCCACCTCGGCAAGTACATCGAGATCATCAACACCGACGCGGAAGGCCGGATGGTCCTCGCCGACGTGCTCTCGTACGCTCGCCGCTTCGATCCCGCCGTCGTTGTGGACGCCGCGACACTCACAGGAGCGTGCGTCATCGCGCTCGGTCACACGGCTACCGGAGTGTTCAGCGCCGACGATGCGCTCGTGTCTGAGATCATCGCGGCCGGGAAGCGGGCCGGAGAACCGGGATGGTCCCTCCCGCTCTGGGACGAGTATCGCGAGCTGATCAAATCCGACGTCGCGGACATCAAGAACAGTGGCGGACGCCCCGCTGGCGCCGTCACCGCCGCGATGTTCCTCAAGGAATTCACGGAGAGTTATCCGTGGATTCACCTCGACATCGCCGGTACTGCCTACTCGGAGACCGATCTCGGCGTCATTCCAAAGGGTCCGACCGGAGTTCCGACGGGGACCTTCATCGAGTTTGTGCGGGGAAGGTTGAGCTGA
- a CDS encoding Plug domain-containing protein, producing MIHRARLGFAVGAFFLALPLGAFAQIVVPPATEVPIPAKPSTDSTKAKADTIKAKADTIKAPFGRSFAPRTADIGPQYNWNREELFASGAYTVADLLERVPGATSFRSGWLASPKFVAMNGDLNRIKVFYDGIELDNLDPRTGSALDLTTVELWTLENVSIERFANDLRVHLRSWRVDKTDPYTRTDVYTGDEETNIYRGYYGKRFGSGAGLQLAGQQFSTRSARLGGGGDALSFMARVGIARKMWSVDAFAERRNASRVTQPTFGEGLSLQPFEGTHTLAYIRAGIGNPAGGPWLQAIAANMRLAESSPKESAAEAASRRILPDTADTTTKRIQYLLSAGFARGALRTSVTDRVRAFDGDVNHTPSARFELANNLGLIGLFGERSNASRRKRGDAVVRFTPLSFLALAGAMSVDIPDEQGSVQPGDSTSAISRQPPRTTSARVEAGVRLGGTWLLGGFITRDTAVLAPPMVFDTAYAYRFVGRRQGLYAGLRGRVFGDLNMDVLATRWDSAGFYQPRYQARSEVNLATRWLSRFPSGNFGLKAAVIHDYRSDVSFSTAAGVRRTNSSGIFSALLEIRILRGVASYQVHNMSGDLYQIVPDFYMPRSLGVYGIRWEFWN from the coding sequence ATGATCCATCGCGCGCGCCTCGGCTTCGCGGTCGGGGCGTTTTTCTTGGCTCTTCCGCTTGGCGCGTTTGCACAGATCGTGGTCCCTCCGGCGACCGAAGTGCCGATTCCCGCGAAGCCGAGCACCGACAGCACGAAGGCGAAGGCCGACACAATCAAGGCGAAGGCGGACACGATCAAGGCGCCGTTCGGCAGATCGTTCGCGCCGCGCACGGCCGACATCGGGCCGCAGTACAACTGGAATCGCGAGGAGCTGTTCGCCAGCGGCGCGTACACGGTCGCCGATCTGCTCGAGCGAGTTCCCGGCGCGACTTCGTTCCGCAGCGGCTGGCTCGCATCTCCGAAGTTCGTCGCCATGAATGGAGACCTCAATCGCATCAAGGTTTTTTACGACGGCATCGAGCTCGACAATCTCGATCCGCGCACCGGGTCCGCGCTCGATCTCACCACCGTAGAGCTGTGGACCCTGGAGAACGTGTCCATCGAGCGGTTCGCCAACGATCTGAGAGTCCATCTCCGAAGCTGGCGTGTTGACAAGACCGATCCGTACACCCGCACCGACGTTTACACCGGTGACGAAGAGACGAATATCTATCGCGGCTACTACGGCAAGCGCTTTGGAAGCGGTGCCGGGCTGCAGCTCGCCGGACAGCAGTTCAGCACCAGGTCGGCGCGACTGGGCGGAGGCGGCGACGCGCTTTCGTTCATGGCCCGCGTCGGCATTGCCCGGAAGATGTGGAGCGTTGACGCATTTGCCGAACGGCGAAACGCGTCGCGCGTGACTCAGCCAACTTTCGGTGAGGGATTGTCCCTGCAGCCGTTCGAAGGGACGCACACGCTCGCGTACATCCGCGCCGGAATAGGCAATCCCGCCGGTGGCCCGTGGTTACAGGCAATCGCGGCAAACATGCGCCTCGCGGAATCGAGCCCGAAGGAGTCTGCAGCGGAAGCAGCGAGCCGACGCATCCTTCCCGACACCGCCGACACCACCACGAAGCGCATCCAGTATCTGCTCTCCGCCGGCTTCGCGCGCGGCGCATTGCGCACGTCGGTGACCGATCGCGTGCGCGCATTCGACGGCGACGTGAACCACACGCCAAGCGCCCGGTTCGAGCTCGCCAACAATCTCGGACTCATCGGCTTGTTCGGCGAAAGAAGCAACGCCAGCAGGCGGAAGAGAGGTGACGCTGTCGTGCGGTTCACTCCGCTTTCGTTCCTCGCGCTCGCCGGCGCAATGTCAGTTGACATCCCCGACGAGCAGGGCAGTGTGCAACCAGGCGATTCGACGAGCGCCATCTCCAGACAGCCCCCGCGCACAACGTCGGCACGCGTCGAGGCGGGAGTCCGGCTTGGCGGAACGTGGCTGCTTGGCGGCTTCATCACGCGCGACACGGCAGTACTCGCCCCGCCGATGGTATTCGATACGGCATACGCGTATCGCTTTGTCGGACGGCGGCAGGGACTCTATGCCGGCCTCAGGGGCCGCGTCTTCGGCGACCTCAACATGGATGTCCTGGCAACCCGCTGGGATTCGGCCGGATTCTACCAGCCGCGCTACCAGGCGCGCTCCGAGGTGAATCTCGCAACGAGGTGGCTGTCCCGGTTCCCCAGCGGCAACTTCGGACTGAAAGCCGCGGTGATCCACGACTACAGGAGCGACGTGTCGTTTTCCACCGCCGCCGGGGTTCGCAGAACCAACTCCAGCGGAATATTCTCCGCACTCCTCGAGATCCGGATTCTTCGCGGGGTCGCCAGCTATCAGGTGCACAACATGAGCGGCGACCTGTATCAGATCGTCCCGGACTTCTACATGCCGCGATCGCTTGGGGTATACGGTATCCGCTGGGAGTTCTGGAATTGA